GCGCACAAGCGCGTCCAGACCGAACTCGGCTCGAAGAACCCGACGGTCGTGACCGACAACGCCGACATCGAGCAAGCGGCCGAAATCGTCGGCAGCGGCACGTTCGGGGTCACAGGGCAGGCCTGTACGGCGACCGAGCGCGTGCTCGTCCACGAGTCGGTCGAAGACGAGTTCGTCGACGCGCTGGTCGACTACGCCGAGGGTGTCGAGATCGGTCACTCCGTCGAGGACCCCGGAATGGGACCGAAGGTCTCCGAGAGCGAACTCGAAACCACCCTCGACTACATCGAGACCGCACAGAACGAAGGTGCAACGGTCGAGTACGGTGGCGGCCAGCCCGAGGGTAGCGAGTACGAGGACGGCCACTTCGTCGAACCAACGGTCGTGACGGGATTGGATTCGGACGCGACCGTGATGCAGGAAGAGGTTTTCGGCCCGTTTGCCGGCGTCATGACCTTCTCCGATCTGGACGAAGCCATCGAACTCGCAAACGACGTCGAGTACGGGCTTTCGGCGGGGATCGTCACCGACGACCACTCGGAGGCAAACCGATTCGTCGACGAGGTCGACTTCGGCATCGTGAAGGTCAACGAGGCCACCACAGGATTGGAACTCCACGTGCCCTTCGGCGGGATGAACGCCTCGTCGAGCGAGACCTACCGCGAGCAGGGCGAGGAGGGGATGGACTACTTCACCATCATCAAGACCGTCTACGACAGCTACTGAATCGGCGACGTTCCTCTCTCCGCTCTCGACTGAACCTCCACGGCTCACGCTTCTTTCCGTATCGTTCGCAGAAATGGGCGCTGCAGGATTTGAACCCGCGACAGCTTGGTCCGAAGCCAAGTACTCTGTCCAAACTGAGCTAAGCGCCCGTAGCCACCGATTACGCCGAGTCGCAGTTAAATCCCCCGATCGGCGCGTTTCGCGCCCTTTATCCGCTCACCGGCGGGAGGATGGTCATGTCCGGCGAGCGTGCTCGCGGCCTGCTCGAGCTCACGAGACCCGTCAACGCCGTCGCCGCGGGGATGCTCACGTTCATCGGTGCGTTCGTCGCCGGCGGTCTCGATATGTGGGTGGCGGTCGGCGCGGCCGTCGGCGCGACCGTGCTCGCCACCGCCGCGGGCAACGCGATGAACGACTACTTCGACCGCGAGATAGACGGCATCAACCAGCCCGATCGCCCGATTCCCCGCGGTGCGGTCGCGCCCCGGACGGCGCTCGGGTTCAGTGGGCTGCTGTTCGCCGGCGCGGTCGTGTTCGCGCTCGCTCTTCCTGTGCCTGCTATCGCCATCGCCGTCGTCAACCTCCTCGCGCTCGTTGCCTACACGGAACTGTTCAAGGGACTACCCGGCGTCGGCAACGCGGTCGTCGGCTATCTCGGCGGTAGCACGTTCCTGTTCGGCGCGGCGGCCGTCGGGCGGATCACCGCGGCGGTCGTCGTGCTGTTCGCGCTCGCGGCGCTCTCGACGGTCGCCCGCGAGATCGTCAAGGACGTCGAGGACGTCGCGGGCGACCGTCGCGAGGGGTTGAACACCCTCCCCATCGCCATCGGCGAGCGCCCGGCGCTCTGGCTCGCCGCCGGCCTGCTCGCGGTCGCGCTGCTCGCCAGCCCGCTTCCCTACCTCCAAGAGACGTTCGGCTGGCCGTATCTCGCCGTCGTCGCGGTCGCCGACCTCGTGATGGCCGTCGCCGCCGTCGAGAGCTTTTCCGACCCGACCGCGGGTCAGGAACACCTGAGCTACGCGATGTTCCTCGCCGGCGGCGCGTTCGTCGTCGGCCGGCTCGCGGTCGCCGTGTAGGCGGTGTTCTTTTCATCGCTGCCGACGTACTTCGGTCATGCCAGTCACTGACGACGACGAGCTTCGTGAAATCCTCGACGGCGAGACGGTGGCCGTGGTGGGCTGCTCGTCGACGCCGGGCAAGGACGCCCACGAGATCCCGCAGTACCTCCGTGAGCACGGCTACGACGTGATTCCGGTCAATCCGTACGCCGACGAAATCCTCGACCGGCAAGCGTACGACTCGCTCGCGGACGTCGAGGAGGACGTCGACATCGTGGACGTGTTCCGGCCGAGCGACGAAGTGAGTGGAATCGTCGATGCGGCGCTCGACCGCGAGGACTCCCCGGTGATCTGGACGCAACTCGGCATCCGCGACGGTGACGCCACCGACCGCGCCGAGGCGGACGGTCATCGGGTTGTCGAGGACCGCTGTATGAAGGTCGAACACCAGCGCCTCTGCTGATCGGGTGTGTCCGGGCGCTACTCGCCCGGCGAGGCCGTCCCGTCCGTTCCGTCGGCCGGCGGTTCGGCGTCGGCGATGTCGGTGGGCTCGGCCTCCTCGATGGCCGCCTCCGCGAGTAGCGAGTCGACGTCGATGTCCTGTTCGCGCGCCAGTGCGTCGAGGACCGCGCGCTGGTCGTCGAGGTCGCGCTCGATGCGGTCGACCTTCCGGCTCGTGGTCTCGACGTGGGCTTTGACGTCGTTGACCTGCGAGCGAAGTTCGTCGACCTTCTGGTAGAGCGTTTCGGCCATGTCGGCCACCCGCTGGAGCTTTTTCGCCGTGTTGCCGAGTCCCATGTTCGTGACTGCGCGCGGAGCTACGTGGCTTTTGTGTTCCGCCCGAACGGGGCGATTAAGACGCCGCCGGCCGAGGTGGAGCTATGGACGGGTCGCGGGTCGCTCCACTGGTCGGTATCGTCGGCTGTGGCCTCGTTTTGCTAACGCTTCTCGCCCCGTATCTCGGTCTCGGTGGCGGGGCGGTCGGGACCTACTACGCGGCCGGCGCGCTCAACCCGCTCGTCGGCGGCCTGTTCGCGGCGGTGACGGTGATCGTCCTCGCCGCCGGGCGGGCGGGCCGAACCGACCCCGCGACCGCCGCCGGTGTCGCGCTCGTCTTCGGCGTCCTCGTCGTGGGCGTGTCGCTCGCGTGGAGCTTGACGGTCCCCGAGAGCATCGTCTTCCAGCTTGCGACCACGTCGCTCATCGAGATCCATCGCTGGGTGCTGGCGCTCGTTTCGCTCGTGATTCCGGTCAGCGGCGTGTGGTACGCCCGTGCACTCGCGCTCGTATAGCGAAAAGTCCTTATGCCGGAATTAGCTACTCAAAGATGGACTAGGTCGGGCAGTTAGGCCCTGCTCACTTCCCGCACTACGGTCTTCAGCGGGGACCGAACCCCGGGTGCGTCCGGACAGACCGGCGCGGGCCCCGCAAGCCAACGTCGAAGCCTCGTCCGTCGGGGGCGGCGGTTCGCGGTCGCTCGTCTGCAGGGACGACCGACCGCGATTGATCGGCGGCAGTCCGTCAGGCGCGGAAGCGAGCAGCGGACCGCCGGACAGCCGTCGCTCGACGGGTCGCGGGGTGGAGGAGGCACGCGGGTTTCCCCGCGCCGGAACGCCGGGCGATCCCGGGCCGTCCGTCTCTCTGTTCATCGACTGACAGCGCGACGTATCTACCGTCAAAAATTCCCCAGACAGCAGCGCAACTACCGATCCCGGAGTCGGCCGACGGTTATTCCCCGAGGTCGGTCTCCTCGCCGTCGACGTAGACCGAGACGTCCTCTTCGCTCTCGAAGCCCGTTATCTCGCCGGTGATGCGGTAGGCGTCGCCGCCGCCACCGAGCCGTCCGGCGACGGTCGACCCGGAGATGACGTCGAGGTCCGGGTCCTCGGTCACGTCGGCGTCGTCGATGGGGGCGCCGTAGCTCTGCCCGCGGCGCTCTATCGACCCCGTGACGCTCATGCGGTAGTTGACTTTCTCGTCCGGATCGCCGCCGACGATGACGACGTATTTCGGCTTCGGGGTCGCCGTCGCCGTTTGCGTGTCGGTCGCGGTCGGCGTCGGTGTGTCCGTCGCGGTCGGCGTTGGCGTCGCAGTCGTGGTCGGTGTGTCGGTCGTGGTCGTGGTGGCTGTCGGGGTTGCGGTCGGTGTCGCCGTCGCGGTCGGCGTCGGCGTGTTCGTCGCCGTTGCCGTTGCGGTGGTCGTGACTTGCCCTTGGACCGTTGCGGTCGGTGCTTGCGTCGCCGTCGACGCTTGTGTCGTCTCGGCCGCGCCGCTCGTGCTCGCGTTCGACTGCGCGGTGGCCGTCTGCGTCCCCTCGCCCGGGGCCGACGCGAGCTGCGAACAGCCCGCGCTCACGAGGAGCGCCACGAGCAACACGGCTATCACGGATCGTCTGCTCATGCCTCAACCAGCCGGCGTGCGGACCATAATACCCTCGATAGTTGTTTTCAGGCGCCGACCGTTTCGTCCGCTGGGGGTCGTCCCGTACGAATCCCGGAGGGCCATCGACGCCCCGGCTCTCAGTCGCCCGCCAACTCCTCGCGGACGAGGTCGGCGGCGTTCTCGATCGCGCCGACCGAGGAGAGATAGCCTGCGCCGACAGTGGTCTTCAGCGCCTTCGCCGCTCGCCCCCGAAACACCGTCGGACCGACCTGTGCCACCGCGCCGTCACCGATGCTGACCAGCCAGCCCGGCGCGTCGAACCTGAATCGCTCCGGTCGCGGTCCGAAAACGTCACTCCCCTCGTCGTGTTCGGCGAGTTCGACGATGGTGGCCGCGACGCTGTGCGCCTCGCGGACGGCGGCCGCAGCGCTCGCGGGCACCGCCGCCCCGTCGGCGTCGGTGACCCGCCCGGCGTCGCCGACGACGAACGTGTTCCCCCCGAGCTGGAGTGTGTCAGGGACCACCGGGCGCTCGCCGGAGAGTGCGTCCGGCCCGCGGATGCCACCGGTCCAGAGGAACTGGTCGTAGTCGATTCTCCCTTGTTCGCACTCGACCGTCGTGTCGGTGGCGCGCTCGACCGTCCGTCCGGTTTCGACGACGACGTTCCGTGATTCGAGTTCCTCGCGGACCG
This window of the Halococcus sediminicola genome carries:
- a CDS encoding DUF7548 family protein, translating into MDGSRVAPLVGIVGCGLVLLTLLAPYLGLGGGAVGTYYAAGALNPLVGGLFAAVTVIVLAAGRAGRTDPATAAGVALVFGVLVVGVSLAWSLTVPESIVFQLATTSLIEIHRWVLALVSLVIPVSGVWYARALALV
- a CDS encoding CoA-binding protein, yielding MPVTDDDELREILDGETVAVVGCSSTPGKDAHEIPQYLREHGYDVIPVNPYADEILDRQAYDSLADVEEDVDIVDVFRPSDEVSGIVDAALDREDSPVIWTQLGIRDGDATDRAEADGHRVVEDRCMKVEHQRLC
- a CDS encoding DUF5798 family protein, with protein sequence MGLGNTAKKLQRVADMAETLYQKVDELRSQVNDVKAHVETTSRKVDRIERDLDDQRAVLDALAREQDIDVDSLLAEAAIEEAEPTDIADAEPPADGTDGTASPGE
- a CDS encoding geranylgeranylglycerol-phosphate geranylgeranyltransferase, which encodes MSGERARGLLELTRPVNAVAAGMLTFIGAFVAGGLDMWVAVGAAVGATVLATAAGNAMNDYFDREIDGINQPDRPIPRGAVAPRTALGFSGLLFAGAVVFALALPVPAIAIAVVNLLALVAYTELFKGLPGVGNAVVGYLGGSTFLFGAAAVGRITAAVVVLFALAALSTVAREIVKDVEDVAGDRREGLNTLPIAIGERPALWLAAGLLAVALLASPLPYLQETFGWPYLAVVAVADLVMAVAAVESFSDPTAGQEHLSYAMFLAGGAFVVGRLAVAV